The Euphorbia lathyris chromosome 2, ddEupLath1.1, whole genome shotgun sequence genome includes a window with the following:
- the LOC136217342 gene encoding protein LATE ELONGATED HYPOCOTYL, with the protein MDTYSSGEDLVIKTRKPYTITKQRERWTEEEHNRFLEALKLYGRAWQRIEEHIGTKTAVQIRSHAQKFFSKLEKEAVAKGVPMGRLDIDIPPPRPKRKPSNPYPRKTGVSPTPCQLALKDGKLSSPVSLPHCKPLLDLEKEPLPEKPNEEQKQTNVKEKQDDSCSDVITLLQDAHCSSVSSVNKNSIQTPEALKNSCSFREFVPPMKNGINQDSSTESYVTNVLEGNLKLDKPDTKQTVQENGTSNASKPESCSALPTDQKEGVQNYPRHVPVHVLDGSLKACMQTSSDVTFQEPTVHGHPNFCTHPATSTTAEHQNNEPRFSAHPSFLNYPPPFTPNRHNQDDYRSFLSSTFSNLIVSTLLQNPAAHAAATFAATFWPYANANVESSADSPACAQGGFLPRQTNSAPSVAAIAAATVAAATAWWTAHGLLPLCAPPHTAFTCPPNSATANPLADADQVPVTKADKNETGRENPPMQDQQLDLTKSEALQAQNPASKSPALSVSDSEESGGPKQNTGPKATDHEMPAAQPEIHDVGKANNSKRVDRSSCGSNTSGSEPETDALEKLEKDKEESKEADANNPAIELSSRRGRNGSNVADAWKEVSEEGRLAFRALFSRERLPQSFSPPHDLKRLLLNNDVEVDKLNRVDKDESASQLNLDSNTWRLFCNHHEAEKNTSPTVDYMNNEEEGPLTLGLGHGKLKARRTGFKPYKRCSMEAKENMTASIQGEEKCTKRIRLEGEPST; encoded by the exons tTGGAGAAGGAAGCGGTTGCTAAGGGTGTTCCTATGGGACGTCTTGACATAGACATTCCACCTCCACGTCCTAAAAGGAAACCAAGCAATCCTTACCCTCGAAAGACTGGTGTTAGTCCTACACCATGTCAATTGGCTCTAAAGGATGGAAAGCTTTCAAGTCCAGTTTCTCTTCCGCATTGTAAACCACTGTTGGACTTGGAGAAAGAACCACTTCCTGAG AAACCCAATGAAGAACAGAAGCAAACAAATGTTAAGGAAAAGCAGGATGACAGTTGCTCAGATGTCATTACCCTCCTCCAAGATGCCCACTGTTCTTCAGTTTCTTCTGTGAACAAGAATTCTATACAAACACCAGAGGCACTAAAAAATTCATGTTCTTTCAGGGAGTTTGTACCTCCAATGAAGAATGGGATCAACCAGGATTCATCTACTGAATCCTACGTTACCAATGTACTTGAAGGAAACCTGAAGCTGGATAAGCCTGATACCAAACAGACAGTTCAGGAAAATGGCACTAGCAATGCTTCAAAGCCAGAATCTTGCAGTGCATTGCCAACAGATCAGAAGGAGGGAGTGCAGAATTATCCCAGGCATGTCCCTGTGCATGTGCTGGATGGGAGTTTGAAGGCATGCATGCAAACTTCTTCAGACGTGACATTCCAGGAACCCACAGTTCATGGCCATCCCAATTTTTGCACTCATCCAGCTACCTCTACTACTGCTGAACATCAAAATAATGAACCCAGATTTTCTGCACATCCATCATTTTTAAATTATCCTCCTCCCTTCACTCCAAATCGCCATAATCAGGATGACTATAGATCATTTCTCTCTTCGACATTTTCAAATCTTATTGTATCTACACTATTACAAAATCCTGCAGCCCATGCTGCAGCAACCTTTGCAGCTACCTTTTGGCCTTATGCTAATGCTAATGTGGAAAGTTCTGCAGATTCTCCAGCATGCGCCCAAGGAGGTTTTTTACCGAGGCAAACAAACTCTGCTCCCAGTGTGGCAGCCATTGCTGCTGCTACAGTAGCAGCCGCAACAGCATGGTGGACAGCCCATGGACTACTTCCCCTTTGTGCTCCTCCTCATACTGCCTTTACCTGCCCTCCAAATTCTGCAACTGCAAATCCATTAGCAGATGCTGACCAAGTTCCTGTAACTAAGGCAGACAAAAATGAAACTGGTCGAGAAAATCCACCTATGCAAGATCAACAATTGGATTTAACAAAATCTGAAGCTTTGCAAGCTCAAAATCCAGCCTCCAAATCACCAGCATTGTCAGTGTCTGACTCCGAAGAGAGCGGAGGTCCAAAGCAAAACACTGGACCAAAAGCTACTGATCATGAGATGCCTGCAGCACAACCCGAGATCCATGATGTGGGAAAAGCCAACAACAGTAAACGGGTTGACCGTTCTTCATGTGGGTCAAATACGTCTGGAAGTGAACCGGAGACAGATGCATTGGAGAAGCTTGAGAAAGACAAGGAAGAGTCTAAAGAAGCCGATGCAAATAATCCAGCCATTGAGTTAAGTAGTCGTCGCGGTAGAAATGGAAGTAACGTGGCTGATGCTTGGAAGGAGGTCTCTGAAGAG GGGCGGCTGGCTTTTCGAGCTCTCTTCTCCAGAGAGAGATTACCGCAGAGCTTCTCTCCTCCGCATGATCTGAAGAGACTATTATTGAATAATGATGTTGAAGTTGATAAGCTCAACAGAGTTGACAAAGATGAAAGTGCCTCACAGTTGAACCTTGACAGCAACACATGGCGGCTTTTCTGTAACCATCATGAAGCCGAGAAAAATACATCACCTACAGTTGATTACATGAACAATGAAGAGGAAGGGCCGCTGACATTAGGGCTTGGACATGGAAAGCTGAAGGCCCGTCGGACCGGATTCAAACCTTACAAAAGGTGTTCAATGGAGGCCAAGGAAAACATGACAGCCTCCATCCAAGGTGAGGAGAAATGCACAAAAAGGATACGTTTGGAAGGGGAACCTTCAACTTGA